The proteins below are encoded in one region of Synchiropus splendidus isolate RoL2022-P1 chromosome 13, RoL_Sspl_1.0, whole genome shotgun sequence:
- the ripk1l gene encoding receptor-interacting serine/threonine-protein kinase 1, with product MAVATESSLRMRPSDLIKKDHLGSGAFGDVYLCYHVTLGQVVMKTLYTGYLGSSEKTRLLMEEGNIMAKLNHERVVKLLGIIIEDHNCSLVMELMPRGNLWVMLERVRVPLSVKGRIILELLEGLVYLTQKFVLHKDIKPDNILVDKDFHIKIADLGLATCQTWTKLTKEESHRRSRLGKTAGVRGAGTLSYMAPEHLESIHNRSTEKSDVYSFAIVIWVILTGQEPYANARNEDQIVQCVRNGDRPLQDSVPYDTPKAIVELMVKCWDPKPENRPTFQKSYDDFFTYYTVNLEPCVEKDVQLLKQLYEGPEELVQKLRSLHIGNEYLTQDSPSPLLSTQRPVSMPTEMSVDDLESSIQTDARATRSTNDLEEKLNRELQYHRHGSYMAENQFECANGLQRSSSNHSLQRQMSTPNNAVRPTEQDTACSMSSVQTWSKVPLGLSSQEGMKCPQAEDDYDLFASSSSTPSQVSMSASSISQTPLPQSQFHRQKSWTAHPVNETAAPEGTCGRLLSSSRSISLQESTVPSLYIKHARGVQIGSNNTLHLNSSGSPFSSACGPSSSMAFTLIKDDIKIHEDCPVYDKHFDYLVEHMGNSWKRCARRLGFSKVDIEKIEYDNRHDRLEELVHQMFKRWEMREGRVGCTMGRLCYALEDLVNVEVIQHILINCH from the exons ATGGCCGTGGCGACGGAGTCCTCGCTTCGTATGCGACCCTCGGATCTGATCAAAAAGGACCATTTGGGTAGTGGAGCGTTCGGAGACGTCTACCTGTGTTACCACGTCACCCTCGGCCAAGTGGTGATGAAGACCCTGTACACGGGCTACCTCGGCAGTAG TGAGAAAACACGGTTGCTGATGGAGGAGGGCAACATTATGGCCAAATTGAACCATGAGCGTGTGGTCAAGTTGCTGGGAATCATCATAGAGGACCACAATTGCTCACTGGTCATGGAACTAATGCCCAGGGGAAACCTGTGGGTAATGCTGGAGCGA GTGCGGGTTCCATTGTCAGTTAAAGGAAGAATCATCCTCGAGCTTTTGGAGGGCTTGGTTTACCTCACGCAGAAATTTGTGCTGCATAAAGACATCAAACCAGACAACATTTTGGTGGACAAAGATTTCCACATAAAG ATTGCAGACCTGGGCCTTGCCACCTGTCAGACATGGACTAAACTCACCAAGGAGGAATCGCATCGGAGGAGTCGTCTGGGGAAGACGGCTGGCGTGAGAGGGGCTGGCACGCTGAGCTACATGGCCCCTGAGCATCTGGAGAGCATCCACAACCGCTCCACTGAGAAGTCTGATGTGTATAGCTTTGCCATTGTGATTTGGGTCATCCTGACAGGCCAAGAACCATATGCAA ATGCGCGGAATGAAGATCAAATTGTCCAGTGTGTTCGGAATGGAGACCGTCCGCTCCAGGACTCCGTTCCATATGACACGCCCAAGGCGATTGTGGAGCTGATGGTGAAGTGTTGGGACCCAAAGCCAGAGAACAGACCAACATTTCAGA AGAGTTATGATGACTTCTTCACATACTACACTGTAAACCTAGAACCATGTGTAGAGAAGGATGTCCAGTTGCTCAAG CAATTGTACGAAGGACCTGAAGAACTTGTACAGAAGTTGAGGTCTCTCCACATTGGCAATGAATATCTCACACAAG ATTCTCCATCTCCATTGTTGAGCACTCAGAGACCAGTGTCCATGCCGACTGAGATGAGTGTTGACGACTTGGAGTCCAGCATACAGACGGATGCTCGTGCAACTAGATCGACAAACGActtggaggagaagctgaatCGGGAGCTGCAGTACCACAGACATGGCAGCTACATGGCTGAGAATCAGTTTGAATGTGCTAATGGTCTCCAACGAAGCAGCTCCAATCATTCCCTGCAGAGACAAATGAGTACTCCAAACAATGCTGTGAGGCCTACAGAACAAGACACAGCGTGCTCAATGTCGTCTGTCCAAACATGGAGCAAAGTGCCACTGGGACTGTCGAGTCAGGAGGGCATGAAGTGTCCTCAGGCGGAGGACGATTATGACTTATTTGCATCGTCTTCCAGTACACCGTCCCAAGTGTCCATGTCGGCCAGCAGCATCTCTCAAACTCCACTTCCACAGTCCCAGTTCCATCGTCAGAAGTCTTGGACAGCTCACCCGGTGAATGAAACGGCAGCTCCAGAAGGCACTTGCGGCCGTCTGTTATCGTCCTCCAGGTCCATCTCACTGCAGGAGTCTA CTGTTCCCTCTCTGTACATTAAACATGCCAGAGGAGTCCAGATTGGTAGTAACAACACCCTCCATTTGAATTCTTCTGGATCCCCCTTCAGTTCAGCATGTGGACCCTCAAGCAGTATGGCTTTCACTCTCATCAAGGATGACATCAAGATTCATG AGGACTGTCCCGTGTATGACAAACATTTTGATTATCTGGTGGAACACATGGGGAACAGCTGGAAACGCTGCGCTCGGCGCTTGGGCTTCTCAAAAGTGGATATTGAAAAAATTGAGTACGACAACCGACATGATAGGCTTGAGGAGCTGGTGCACCAGATGTTCAAGCGGTGGGAGATGAGGGAGGGACGGGTAGGATGTACGATGGGAAGGCTTTGTTACGCCCTCGAAGATCTTGTGAACGTAGAGGTAATTCAACACATCCTGATCAATTGCCATTAG